The Calliopsis andreniformis isolate RMS-2024a chromosome 5, iyCalAndr_principal, whole genome shotgun sequence nucleotide sequence GTAATTTCTTAGCAATGTATCAACTGTGTATCCTACTTATTGTTAAACGAGTAAAGTAAGCTCTCTTATTATATGAGAAATAGGTTTAGTGCTGACTAGTGCTCAGTTGACCCTTCATCTGCAACCTGGGTCGTTTACGACCCAAACCATATTTGTTTTTCAGGTTTTTTTAAGTTAAGAAAGAGACAAGATCCAGAACCATAATTAACGTGTAGCAATAAAAGCTATTGGATGATATTCTAAAAACTCGGAAAGGTGTTCAAgaccttttttcatttttttcgaaacacaaaaacataaaaaacagcaTGGACTTAAGTGACTCAGTTTGCAGACGGCGGCATCAGTAAAAATAGCTTTGCACACAGAGACACTTAATATGAAGTTACATTAATTACCAATCAACTTTTTCATGTTCCTCGCGTCTTCTTACTTCCTCGACCGTATATTATTAAAAGCGATATTTCATAATTCAACGATGCAATTATTTACACTATTACTGCACTTACACCATAAAGAGTCATAGTTTTACGAGTACTACGTTATAAGAGAATCTACTGTGTCTTACATCCGGCTAAAGAGGAGGATAAAAGGGATGATGCACAATGTTGCTTCTCCATTCTCAAAAATAGCCGCATGATCTAGAGTTCAACGGACTAGAGGTGTCTTAAGGCGAGTAATAAATATTCTCGACAGGCAACAGCCCCTATGCCAGGATGCACGATGAAGATCTTCAGCGGAGATCCAACGAGGCATCAAGTGGCGGAAAACGTGAAGATCGGGGACCCCCTGACCTTGGTCATTAGCATCGACAAACAGGAAATGTTTGGTCTGAAGATCTCCGATTGCCTGGTGCGCGACGGTCTAGGATGGGGAGAGCAAAGGCTCATAAACGACGAGGGGTAATTTCTCATTGAATACTTCCGAGTTCCTAGTCCCGTGAAAATCGACGCGCTCGTTTAATCTTGACCGCCATGTTCCATTCAAACCACGAATCTGTCTAATAATAGACAGGAAAGTGCTTCGGAGAGAACAATCCTCTGACCGGTACATAACGAATTGCTCGCGTCAGAGCGTACGATGAATTATTCAAGGGTATTCAGAGCACAAAGCGGTTCACTGACTTCTTTTCATAAGCAAATCAGCTGATCCGACGACAGGTTACACGCGCACTTTCCCTCTCGACCTGTCCGCGACGAGTAGACCGCGATATTTTAACCGATTGTAAGCCTGAAGAACGAAAATTGGAGAGGTGGATCTTTGGTATACAGGTTGTTCGGCTACAGGTAAGAGAAATTTCAGGGGGGATTCTAGAGGCCAagctaagacgaaaatcaagaattatGAAATTGCGATCGCGGATTTTTACCGAATTTTTAAACGCTTATTACTAGTAAATGAAACCGCGACCACAATTTCGTTATTCTGGTTTCTTGTCTTATTTTGACCTCTGAAATAGGTCTTGAAGTTTCTCCCTCCTGCAGCTGAGTATTCTGTGCACTGGAGCAATTCAAAATAATAGATCGATCGAATAAAGAGAGGAATAAAGAACGATGGGAAATACGTTTCTTGTGGTTATTTTCAAGTAATAAGGTTTTGAAATCCTATTATTATTGGTATTCtacaaaacatttttttatcagTCCCTATCAGGCTTTGTTAAATTGATTTTTAATTCTACATCATCTTATAGATCAACTTGTCCTATACTTAGATCGTATTTAAAATTCAGAAACATTGAGACTCTCGTAAACAAAGTTActtgcataaaatagtatacccATTAGTGAACATTTTCTGAAACTGAATATCTATTAGAAACTCGTAAACCTTTCAGTTGTCCAGTCGATGGTGAAATCATGGGACAATTCACGTATAATGGGGACAAAACAGAGGCAAAGGTGAACTTCCAGGCGCACAAATTTCCCTACACGGCCAGCGTTTATTACCAGTGCAATGTCAGACTGTGCGTCAAACACGGTGGAGGATGTAGCAACACGGTAAGTCTTAGGAAAGACGTATATATTTGAGACTTTATAATTAATTAAAGAATATGAATGTGAAGAACTCGGCAATTGAGAACGTCTGCATAATAGACAAAATGAATTCATTTGTCATTTGTTATCATTGTAAGATACTGATTCAGCTATAAAGGGGGTTGTCACTAACGATTCAGGCTGAAATAAAAGTATTCCTTATAAGCTTGTAGATAGAATCCCACGATTAAGCTGTTACGCAATCGTTCCAAACGAAGCAGGAACGACATTTGGAGGAATTCCAGAagagatcatcaatattctattgtTGTAGCCTCCAGCATGTAATTCGGTATCGAGGCGACGCAGGGACACTACGAACGACAACATGGCGAAGGGTGTTGAGAGCCTGGATGGAGGAACGCCAGCCACTATTGAAGTCTATAGCGGGCTGTATGTGAATGAAGCCTCAGACATTGGCTCTAAGTCAGACTTCACTGATGATGTCTTCAGGGAAAGGGTAAAACCTATTTGTATTCGCCATTCATTGACTGACTTCACGGTTGGACGTTGCAATTTTGATTGATCGTTCCTGGTAGTGCTAGTTAGCCATGGAGGCTTCTGATGAAAGAGAGAAATTGAGGCACTGGAACTACGTCTATTTTTTGAAAATCTAAACTCGAATTCTAAAATTTAACAGACCTTTTTTATTTTCGAACTTTACGCGAGCGACATTTCAATTTTTCTTgaaaaaaaaacaaagaaacatgctctattaaaaaattttaaataaacataGTGGAACAGTGTCTAGATGTGAGGATTTGTAGGACGATTTGTAAAATGTAGGACGTCATTAGAAACTAAAAAAAATCAAATCAAATTTTTTTAATCTTCATGTTATACTAGCCTCTTATATAACTTTCTCTATTTaactgattaaaatacaaaaagctATATTCTATTTGCCACTAATAATAAACCCAAACCTAACTGTTTATGTTCACCCTTTCAGACCATCGACGACCCCAACAGCATCTGCATATCGCAAAGAAGCTTCGCCATCGGCATCGCGATCGCGGGCTTGATCCTCATGCTAGCGGTGGTCGCAGCAATTTTGGTACTGCTTGCGAAGAGACGGCACAAGAGCATCTCGACTACGGGCTCTTCCATATACAGCGGGCCCTACACGAACACCGCGTATAGTCACAGCAGCTAAGTTCTCCACAGATCTCGATGAAACCCTCAGCGCGAGAAATTCAAACGAGGAACTCTAATTATGTGGTAGCGCAGCGATAGAGAAGTCGAACGACTGACGACGAagaaaataaaacgaatagctcTCGAAGTATAGGGACTCCGCCTATCAGAATCTAGGCGGAACCAACGAGGATACCCTTTTGCTCAACTGCCGATGCTACTATCGTTTCTTTTCCTCTCGAGGAAGTATAGGTCAGAACTAATAGGTCCCAGACACGTGTTCGACGCGCCAGATCGGTTCTACGGATCCCTGCGTTTAATTTTTAACAACGATCTTGCCATGTTTCTGGTAACCTGTCGTCACACTGCCCCCTCGATATCTTAACACTGAGAAACTCTGCTGAGGCACGTGTCCGTGACCTGCACGCTTTAGAGAAATCGTAGCCTAGCTCGTCTCAACATGGAACGAATCGACGAACGAATCCCTAGGGTTAACTTTAATATATGTACTTtatacatattattattattattgttgttattattctaTACATATTGTATACTAGTCCGGTATACGCTGTCCTAGCTAACCTAGCAGCCGCACTAGGAACAGGCACGCTACATGAGCATCCTTTGTCCATCACACGATCATCCCGGTAATTTAACTTAATCACTCGTGCAGAACGACTCACTCTAGCGTTTAAGGTGAAGTCAAGTATAGTACGCGGAGACTCTTAAGCGAATCAAACGCCCCGGTGGTTCTGAGTAACGACCGTCCTTTCCTCGAAACTTCCTTCTAACGTCTATACCAACCTTCTCTCGTATTTATAGCTACTACACATTTCGGTACTTACACACATTGTGCTCGGGTAACTATCTCTGGCGAATGGAGCGTGGTTTCACTTGTTCTTCAAACCATGTATTTACATCTCTGCTCaaaaatataatatgtatattatgatacatTATTCGGACCTCTAGTCCTTGTTAATATTAAACCTTCTATAACTATGCCGAAATCACTGGTGACTCGTCGGAATAAGTCAACAGTGACTTCAGCATAGACAAGTACTGCGAGGGTTAAATTTCTTCTCTTTCTACAAATCCTATGACAAATATAGATGTAGAATGTTCGATGatagatgtcagaaattttaagaaattatctGTATTTTATTTGAAGCTTCTACAATATTTTGTCTTACAGCGTCATTACGTACGTATTACACCCACTTTTAGACTACTTAATTATGTTAATCAGACTATAACGAAAAATGATACCAGCTCCTGCTAACGAGAGATGAGTTTCTATAAGTTTGAACAAATTGTAGTCCTTTGAATGGGCAACTCGAGAGTTGCGTGGGATGTATTGGTAATTATGTGCTTCCAACGAGGCAATATGCTTCGTGTTACGTGAGGTGAGACTCTGTTGCCACAGGAACGAAGGGAAAATATCAAGATTGCTATTTCAAGTGTACGAAAATAAATATTCGCGAAAATAATCGTAGACTCTCGTGCCTGTGGCGACAGAAGGCTCGCATGAGTGTGGCGAAAACAAGTGTATAATCCGATTGCAATCCATTATAACGCTTAAATGTAAATTAGTTTAATTGAATCGAGGTGCTGCTCCAACGTCAGTACTCTACGTGTCAAGTATTTCTGGCTTTCAACGCGCAAACGTGAATAGCATGTAGAAGTAAACAGAAAGTTTGGATAAGTGCACACCAAATaagattaaaatattgaaatttataaGACGAATTTCAAATGACCCCAAGGTTATCTTAATGCATTAACTTTCACCATCGCCTTAACTGATTATGATATAATTTCAAATGTGCTTTGACATTGAATGACTTCTACTCAACTAATACTGTATTGACACGATTTTAATATATTCAGTTGATCTTTATCTGTCCTTAACCTAATCCTAAATGACCTTGACTGACTAACTGAACCTCAAACAAACTTCAAGTAACTTTGAGATGTTCACTTGTTTTATGTGCACTTACACAGTCCAAAAATAAAGTACGTCGAAACTTAATTTGCTATTCTCTAAAATTTCGACTCTTTCACAGTAAAGTTAAAAAATATAGGTGTCCCAAGGTAGAGACTGTTAACTAAATTTGAATAGCGTCTTCTGTGAGAAAGAGTCGAGAGCGAAAACCAGAGTACTTATGCCTTTGCCTCTGCGTGGAGCGTTTTCTAGTTTTTAATTGACGAAGAGGTGAAAACGAAACTGCCGAAGCAGTCGCGTAACTGGGTTCAACGTGGTGGTGGGTACAGGTTGTAAAATTTACAGTTAAAGGGAGAGAACAGaagcgagaaagagagagagaaagcaaTAAGAAAGAATGGATACGTAAATATAATTCGTAACCCTTGAAACAGCTATCGTAAGAGAAtttgaagaaaagaaaaagcgCAATTTGTCGATTCGGTTTACAGAAACGATTCCTACGCTGGCGACAGTCGTTCTCTGTGGACTGGCCTTCACCAGTACtatgtcttgagtattgaacatcgtaTCGCGATAACATTCGTACGTTAAATGCTTTACATGTCGTATTAGAAATTCCTGTAAAATTTCGTTGAAATACTGCGTCGCGATGTTTCGCGAATCTCTAACCAAGTGCAATAATTAATTACGAGCGATCGACAGTCCAGAGAATTTCGGTCGTGGATTGGTACTAGCAACCGAACGAGTAACAAGCGAGTGTTATCGTTCGTTTATGCTACACGTGGCATTGGTTCATAGCGACATTGGGGACGAAAATGCCTGTATAGAGATTTTTTTGTAAGGATACGCGATTCTTCTTAGGTCCCGCAACGTTTCTCTGGACCCTTGTCAAATGAACTCACAACGAATTTTTGTAAATAacaagaaatacaataaaacttgtAACCATAACGATGAATGGCTATTCAATATCCCAAAAACAAATTCTTCACTTTTTAGTACTTATGTGTACATAAAATTATTTACTTTTATCGAGAAATATGAACATGAAAATGTAACATGAAAAtatgttatacatatatttctaAACCGcatgaaaattaaataaattccaCAATAATATTAAAGAAAACAATAAAGACTTACCTCTATGTTGAGTTCTGTACTCCGATGTGTTTCATTCGAAGTGAACCACAGCTTCGAGAATCGTAAAAAACTCGTACGAGTGTCGAGAGTATCAAATCAGAGAATGTCGAAAGTTTTCTGTCAACCACCTATCCTAtacaacacaaaatacaataaaaataaatgaaatatgtataatattgcCTCTGTTATGCTATAAAAACCACGAAAATGGAACTATAGACTATAAAACGTGTTACAAATTAATAAATTCTGTTAATTCTTGTGACAATACGTTTCAAAGATCACCACATACTCGTACGATTAAACTGAACAGAGTACAAATTTTCTTATCAGGTATTAATTATTACAAGGACAGAAATTCAGGCAAATGTTATATGAAATGTGAGACATTATGTTTAAATTAAGAGCGTGTACCTTTTCAATAGTCAAGAACTGACAGGAACAGAATTAAACACGTTTAATATCAGAGAAGATTTATATGTCTGACTGTCACTACGTCCATCAACGGAATGATGCGTAGTGACGACGCGCGCAATTCAAATACGTGAACATGGCTACCAATCAGTAATATTGGCGGGATAAGATAAGTGTACAAATGTTAAATTGTTGCTTCAGATTTATACGAGCCACAAGGTTGATATACCGAATTTATTAGTTTCactattaaaatatataaatatttaacctttattattcataaaataatttctGAAAGGAATTTTTAGAAGCGTCACCAAAGTATCACACAAACAAAAACAGAAATTTATTCTAccctcaattttaaataaaatgcattaatttTAACTTGATTTATGTTTGAATTAAAAGGTTGAAATTTCGACTTAGTTGGTTACATCCACGTGCAAATAATAGTCATTCATATTGGATTATTGGAATAATTCAAAGGTCTCGCAAAGTATCAAACGAGAGTGTCtttttttattgaattataTATAATTCGTTTTTggaaaatatgatatatatatgtatataatataacAAGAAATATAATTAGACTGACATGAGTTCTATCAAATTGTCCAGCTCTCTATGATGTTGTGCATCTTTGGGTTGGTAGTATAGCTCTttgttttttccatcatacgatTTCCTAATCACTTTCACCTTCTCGGTCACCTTCGCGATGTAATTTGCAAACGAATCCTTCTTCGATTCGTCGTAGTTTTCCTCGTTATTTCGATCCTACGTTTTCCTTCCTGCAACTCCTTGAAAAACAGATCGCACCTCATTTCAATATCCTATAACTCCTTCTGTATTTCCCGAATCAAAATGATCCGCTagaaatagaataccctgaataaaaAAAGTTTTACAATTCTTTGTTCGAAAACCAGTATATGTGTCGCTCTGAACTTCAAGGAGTTAACAATATTTCAACGAAGTCCTTAGCTCTaaaaacagtaaatatgtgTAAACATCTCTTCTTTtcatttaataaatataaagtaTTTTCACTTGATCCAGTGGCATTTTTGCCAAAATAATTAACAGAGGACAAGGTACAAGCTTAAGACATCCTGCACATAAATCTCAGTCGAAAAGAACATCTCTGAACTATACAATGTTAAGCATAAAGGCACAGCCATCGTTCGTTCTTGTACCATACGATATGTCCAACGGAAAAGAAATAATCAGGCATGAGAAAGAATGCAAATAACAGGCGCAACTTGCTCGGAACTTGTCCCCGTCAATTAACGCTGGACCGAGATGTTAGTCTCACACATATTCACTGAGCATCGCGCTTCGAACTTACACTTATGGAAAACAATTTCATAGTAATGTACTTCGCTCTTTGACAACGAGATGCCGAGTTCACGCCAGCTAAGGTCTAAAGAGATCGGCGACGAATTCGATATATCTGTTTTCTGCGTCCCGCACAGTGTTTGAacagaaaatagaaaagaatgCGAGATAACGAGGACAATAGGTCACCGATCTCTGATCTACCATACGCTATTGGTTAAGCTCTACACAAAAAGTGGCAGGAAGAGGTCCTCGAAATTtttgttaaaataaaaattgatccaCAAAATAGATATTCCTTTCAAAAAGTATTGAAACTCGAGCATTGGAACGGACGTTCCAACCACTTCTTGCGCAGCGTTGGTTTTCTATGAGTCACACAGGTAATTCAAATTCACGTTTCGCGCGTAGACAGACATTTTCAACCGCGTTTCGCATCGAGGATTGGCTAATCAAGTGCAAAAATCAATTTCGAATATACGGCTATGTTTAAAAGCTAGCAGGTTTTCGACGTGGCGGCGCGACCAACGGAAGGTGATCAGGAAGATGCGAATTTTCCAACGAAAAACTCCAAAGTTTCACGCGTACTCATTCCTTTCTTCACCCATCTTTTAAATCAtttatttctctctctctctctcttgcgcgctctctctttctctctctctctcactctctcgctCTCACGAACTCTTTATTCTCGCTACCATCAATCTCCTTTTATATTGCATACAAAAATAGTAGGAAACGAACGTGAGGTTTTGCAAAACTTACAATGACTTTTATCACCCGTTCTCCCCCGATCAATAGTTTAATAATTCCTCGAGCTGCTCGTCCGTCAGATGGACGACTTCATTATCGTTCTCTCCGCGTCTCTCTTTCTCCTCTTGTTTTTTTAGAATAGCCCAGGCAAAGTTACGAAATCACTTGTGGCGACTGAATGACGCTCAATGCACCTGCCCATGAGCACCTTTTGAAATATTCTATCTTTCCTTTACGCGATCTTGTTCACAATTGAAATAAATAAGGGTGTTAGAGAAACGTGTAAATGGAACGGACCTGCACTGTACGAGGCAATTGCATCGAGCGTCAGATTAAAAGCGTACACGCGAgcaaaatgaataaataaataaacgtgACCGTACAATTGGCAATTATGACTTTGGTTCAGCTGCTTCATTTGCACGACTTAAACAAAAACCTGCCTGCAAATAACACCCATCACGAATTTTAAaagctttctttttttttttaatcgttCTCCAGAtcaaattttagttaatttaactAAATAGCCCAATTTAGTTAATCTACATATTATTTCATAATTTATGACAATAGAACTGATTCCTAAGAATTTGGAGTGAACTCTTTTTGTAgaagtttcaatttttaaataaatcacGTTTTAAATAGTGTGAGAACTGATTATCTTAAAATTGAAAACATAAACGAAACAAAATT carries:
- the Pio gene encoding zona pellucida domain-containing protein piopio; this translates as MDWREVALTFLLITIARHSTTHAAQIPHQLPTSTVAIASTVQIECASESIIVHISTEGNTDFHGLVYPRGLSKNSSCLQEYRSQPTPITYNLPLRSCNTMPTELDDGGIEYFNTIVVQPHLKLVTNQGRGFHVRCRYQTRDKVVTNDNTHVAMLQSLPLQATAPMPGCTMKIFSGDPTRHQVAENVKIGDPLTLVISIDKQEMFGLKISDCLVRDGLGWGEQRLINDEGCPVDGEIMGQFTYNGDKTEAKVNFQAHKFPYTASVYYQCNVRLCVKHGGGCSNTPPACNSVSRRRRDTTNDNMAKGVESLDGGTPATIEVYSGLYVNEASDIGSKSDFTDDVFRERTIDDPNSICISQRSFAIGIAIAGLILMLAVVAAILVLLAKRRHKSISTTGSSIYSGPYTNTAYSHSS